The following proteins are encoded in a genomic region of Dasypus novemcinctus isolate mDasNov1 chromosome 21, mDasNov1.1.hap2, whole genome shotgun sequence:
- the H2BN1 gene encoding histone H2A.N, whose protein sequence is MYYVCLDSLKFPKKKTDVYSLAERKYEWARSAFGKRRRRRWRRKKKEVYFSYMRKILKQVHADFSGCSWVLDALGSLDDWRLEWVSLEAVRLSFYNHRRAVTSREILEAVKQRLSWKSF, encoded by the exons ATGTACTATGTTTGTTTAGATAGCCTAAAGTTCCCCAAGAAGAAGACTGATGTTTATAGCCTAGCTGAAAGGAAGTATGAGTGGGCCCGCTCAGCCtttgggaagaggaggaggaggaggtggaggaggaagaagaaggaggtcTATTTCAGTTACATGCGGAAAATCCTAAAGCAA GTGCACGCAGACTTCAGCGGGTGCTCCTGGGTCTTGGATGCCCTGGGCTCTCTGGATGATTGGCGACTGGAATGGGTTAGCCTGGAGGCAGTTAGGCTGTCCTTCTACAACCACAGAAGAGCTGTTACCAGCAGAGAGATCCTTGAAGCAGTCAAGCAGAGACTGTCTTGGAAGAGCTTTTGA
- the TMEM98 gene encoding transmembrane protein 98: METVVIVAIGVLAAIFLASFAALVVVCRQRYCRPRDLLQLYDSKPIVDLIGAMETQSEPSELELDDVVITNPHIEAILENEDWIEDASGLMSHCIAILKICHTLTEKLVAMTMGSGAKMKTSASVSDIIVVAKRISPRVDDVVKSMYPPLDPKLLDARTTALLLSVSHLVLVTRNACHLTGGLDWIDQSLSAAEEHLEVLREAALASEPDKGLPSPEGFLQEQSAI; the protein is encoded by the exons ATGGAGACCGTGGTGATTGTTGCCATCGGCGTGCTGGCCGCCATCTTCCTGGCATCGTTTGCAGCCTTGGTGGTGGTTTGCAGGCAGCGCTACTGCCGGCCCCGGGACCTGCTGCAGCTCTATGATTCCAA GCCCATCGTGGACCTCATCGGTGCCATGGAGACCCAGTCTGAGCCCTCCGAGTTAGAACTGGATGACGTGGTCATCACCAACCCCCACATTGAGGCCATCCTGGAGAACGAAGACTGGATTGAAGATGCCTC GGGTCTCATGTCTCACTGCATTGCCATCTTGAAG ATTTGTCACACTCTGACAGAAAAACTTGTTGCCATGACAATGGGCTCGGGGGCCAAGATGAAGACTTCAGCCAGCGTCAGCGACATCATCGTGGTGGCCAAGCGGATCAGCCCTAG AGTGGATGATGTGGTCAAGTCAATGTACCCTCCGCTGGACCCCAAACTCCTGGATGCACG GACGACTGCCCTTCTCCTGTCCGTCAGTCACCTGGTACTGGTGACCAGGAATGCCTGCCACTTGACTGGGGGCCTGGATTGGATTGACCAGTCACTGTCGGCTGCTGAGGAGCACTTGGAAGTCCTTCGAGAAGCAGCCTTGGCTTCTGAGCCCGACAAAGGACTTCCAAGCCCCGAAGGCTTCTTGCAGGAGCAATCAGCTATTTAG